In one Candidatus Paceibacterota bacterium genomic region, the following are encoded:
- the bioD gene encoding dethiobiotin synthase, whose product MRRTCAQRIIFITGTDTGVGKTLLTGLLLHHLRQSGCHALAMKPFCSGSGADTAFLRAIQENELTPGEITPYFYAEPLAPLVAARRHRRTVRLPEVLRCIRRMTSRCDCLLVEGIGGLLVPLGEGFTVRDLIARLGCEVIVVSANRLGTINHTLLTAAALEDVGIKRYTTVLMTSRRGGFSSRSNRRILADLLAPNPVAALGYLGRNPGRFVALKKKSKKIKKTLARILALGIVTPLRSL is encoded by the coding sequence GTGAGGCGCACCTGCGCGCAACGGATCATCTTCATCACCGGCACCGACACGGGCGTCGGAAAAACGCTATTGACGGGACTGCTCTTGCACCACTTGCGCCAGAGCGGCTGTCACGCGCTGGCGATGAAACCCTTCTGCTCCGGCAGCGGAGCCGACACGGCCTTTCTGCGCGCGATTCAGGAAAATGAACTTACGCCCGGTGAGATCACGCCTTACTTTTATGCCGAGCCGCTGGCCCCTTTGGTGGCCGCGCGAAGGCATCGTCGAACCGTTCGCCTGCCGGAAGTCTTGCGCTGCATTCGGCGCATGACCAGCCGCTGCGACTGTCTCCTGGTGGAGGGAATCGGGGGGTTGCTTGTGCCTCTGGGGGAGGGCTTTACCGTGAGGGACTTGATCGCCCGGCTCGGCTGTGAAGTCATCGTCGTCTCCGCCAATCGTTTGGGTACCATCAACCATACCCTCCTGACTGCGGCTGCCTTGGAAGATGTTGGAATCAAGCGATACACGACCGTTCTGATGACCTCGCGAAGAGGGGGCTTCTCCAGCCGTTCCAACCGCCGGATCCTGGCCGATTTGCTCGCCCCCAACCCTGTTGCCGCCCTTGGTTACCTGGGGCGGAACCCGGGCCGGTTTGTAGCCCTGAAAAAAAAGTCAAAAAAAATCAAAAAAACACTTGCACGAATATTGGCGTTGGGTATTGTCACGCCCCTGCGTTCTTTGTGA